GTGTCAGGCGGACGGATGCCCGACCACGCCCTTGCGCAGCAGAGCGTTGCCGTACTTGCGGGTCTCGCCGGTGCGCACCATCAGGTATGCGCCCTTGGCGACGTCGTAGTAGGCGAACCGCTCCACGAAGCGGGTCGTCTCGGGGTTCGTGCCCGCGGCATCCATCAGCTCGTGCTGCACGTCGAGCACCACGGCATCCGCCGACTCCATCAGGTCCATGCCCGGTGCGTCATCCAGCGGCAGCACCGAGCGGATCGCGGCGACCACCTCGGGGGTCGTGGTGCCGGGCAGGTCGATGACCCGCTCGCCCAGCGCCCAGGCCGGGAAGTGCGCGTCGGCGACGACCACCGAGTCGGAGTGTCCCATCCGGTCGAGGTGCAGCAGCAGCTCGCCCGTGAGCAGGGGGTTGATTCCCTCAAGCATCCGGTTCCTCTCGTCCTTCCGTCTATATGTCACAAAGTGCCGGTATCAGCGGCGGATTTCGAGACTTTGCGCCATATAGACGCGTTCTTTGGGGGGTCAGGGGGTGGGGATCAGGCGGGCCTCGGCCAGCTCGGCCCACAGCCCGGCGGGGATCTCGAGCGCGGCGTACTCCGCATTCTGCGTCAGCTGCGCGGGGCGGCTGCCGCCGACCACGACCGAGCGCACCAGGGCCGACTGCAGCGGGAACTGGATCGCCGCCGCCGGCAGCGGCACGTCGTGGTTGCGGCAGATCGCGGCGATCCGCACCAGGCGATCCCACAGCTCATCGGGCAGCTGACCGTACTCGTAGCGTCCGTCGCGCTTCGGCTCGCTCTGCGCGAGCAGTCCGGAATTGAAGACGGATGCCGCGACGATCCCGGTGGCGTTCTCAGCGCATGCAGGCAGCACCTCGGTGGCCGCGGGCTGCTCGAGCAGCGTGTAGCGCCCGGCGACCATGATGAGGTCGAGGTCCGCCTCGCGGACCGCCCGGGTCAGGGCATCCGACACCATCGAGCCGATGCCGATCGCCTTCACGACGCCCTCGGCGCGCACCTTCTCGAGCGCCGGGAAGGCCGAGGCGAGCGCGAGGTCGAGGTCGTGCCGCTCGGGGTCGTGCAGGTACAGCAGGTCGATGCGGTCGAGCCCGAGCCGCTCCTGCGACTCGGCGATGCTCGCACGGATGCCCTGCTCGGTGAAGTCCCACTCGCGGCGCAGGTCGTCGGGCACGTGGAAGTCGTTGTCGGTGTCCAGGCCGCTCGGCCGGCGCTCGGGGTTCGGGCGCAGCAGGCGCCCGGCCTTGGTCGACACGACGAACTCGTCGCGCGGCTTGGTCTGCAGGAAGGCACCGAGGCGCTTCTCGCTCAGCCCGAGCCCGTAGTGCGGCGCGGTGTCGTAATAGCGGATGCCGGCATCCCACGCCGCCTCGAGCACGGCCCAGGCCTCGTCATCGCTCAGCGCGCGGAAGAGGTTGCCCACGTTGGCGGCGCCGTAGCCGAGGGCCGGGATGGCCAGGCCGGCAGCGGCCGCGGCAGGCTCAGTCGATGACATGCTGGCCCGTCCAGGTGTACTTCGCGATGCTGTCGGCCTTCATCTCCATGCTCGTGCCCGGCGCGGTGGGCGCCATGTACGAACCGCCCTGGATGTCGGTCGGCACCACGAAGTGCTCGTGCAGGTGATCGACGAACTCGATCATCCGACCCTCGCGGGTGCCGGTGACGGCGACGAAGTCGAACATCGACAGGTGCTGCACCGCCTCGCACAGCCCGACGCCGCCCGCGTGCGGGCAGACCGGCACGCCGAACTTCGCGGCCAGCAGCAGGTTGGCGATGTTCTCGTTGACGCCGGCGACGCGCACCGAGTCGATCTGCATGACCTTGATGGCATCCGCCTGCAGCAGCTGCTTGAAGATCACCCGGTTCTGCGCGTGCTCGCCGGTGGCAACGCGGATCGGGGCGACGCCACGGGCGATCTCGGCGTGGCCGAGCACGTCATCCGGGCTGGTGGGCTCCTCGATCCAGGCGGGGTTGAACTCGGCAAGCGCGTTCACCCACTCGATCGCCTCCGACACCTCCCAGCGCTGGTTGGCGTCGATCGCGATCGGGAAGTCGGGGCCGCACACCTCGCGGGCCTTGCGGAAGCGGCGGATGTCGTCCTCGAGGTCGGCGCCCACCTTGAGCTTGATCTGCGTGAACCCGTCGGCCATCGCCTCGCGGGCCAGGCGCTCGAGCTTCTCGTCCGAGTAGCCCAGCCAGCCGGGGCTGGTGGTGTAGGCCGGGTAGCCGGTGGCCAGCAGCTCGGCCTCGCGCTCCTCGCGCCCGGGCACAGCCGCGCGCAGGATCTCCAGGGCCTCCTCGCGGGTGAGGGCGTTGGTCAGGTAGCGGAAGTCGACGAGGTCGACGATCTCTTCGGGGGTCATCCGGCTCAGCAGCTGCCAGAGCGGCATCCCTGCGCGCTTGGCCTTGATGTCCCACAGCGCGTTGATCGCGGCGCCGATCGCCATGTGCATGACGCCCTTCTCGGGGCCGAGCCAGCGCAGCTGCGAGTCGCCGATGACGTCGCGGAACGTGC
This is a stretch of genomic DNA from Microbacterium sp. YJN-G. It encodes these proteins:
- a CDS encoding RbsD/FucU family protein, whose translation is MLEGINPLLTGELLLHLDRMGHSDSVVVADAHFPAWALGERVIDLPGTTTPEVVAAIRSVLPLDDAPGMDLMESADAVVLDVQHELMDAAGTNPETTRFVERFAYYDVAKGAYLMVRTGETRKYGNALLRKGVVGHPSA
- a CDS encoding aldo/keto reductase gives rise to the protein MSSTEPAAAAAGLAIPALGYGAANVGNLFRALSDDEAWAVLEAAWDAGIRYYDTAPHYGLGLSEKRLGAFLQTKPRDEFVVSTKAGRLLRPNPERRPSGLDTDNDFHVPDDLRREWDFTEQGIRASIAESQERLGLDRIDLLYLHDPERHDLDLALASAFPALEKVRAEGVVKAIGIGSMVSDALTRAVREADLDLIMVAGRYTLLEQPAATEVLPACAENATGIVAASVFNSGLLAQSEPKRDGRYEYGQLPDELWDRLVRIAAICRNHDVPLPAAAIQFPLQSALVRSVVVGGSRPAQLTQNAEYAALEIPAGLWAELAEARLIPTP
- a CDS encoding L-fuconate dehydratase, translated to MSRIVALETSDIRFPTSLSLDGSDAMNPDPDYSAAYVIVRTDAEDGIDGHSFVFTIGRGNDVQVAAIDALAGHLVGRELEPLLDDMGGTFRDVIGDSQLRWLGPEKGVMHMAIGAAINALWDIKAKRAGMPLWQLLSRMTPEEIVDLVDFRYLTNALTREEALEILRAAVPGREEREAELLATGYPAYTTSPGWLGYSDEKLERLAREAMADGFTQIKLKVGADLEDDIRRFRKAREVCGPDFPIAIDANQRWEVSEAIEWVNALAEFNPAWIEEPTSPDDVLGHAEIARGVAPIRVATGEHAQNRVIFKQLLQADAIKVMQIDSVRVAGVNENIANLLLAAKFGVPVCPHAGGVGLCEAVQHLSMFDFVAVTGTREGRMIEFVDHLHEHFVVPTDIQGGSYMAPTAPGTSMEMKADSIAKYTWTGQHVID